The Sphingobacterium lactis sequence AACCATCTGCATTCATCTCCCAATTCCACTTTTTCAAATGATCTTCTGTTATCCCTTCGACCGTATTTATGCGCGAAACACTCAGGCAATCGTATTTCGACTTGAATTCCAAATAACCGGGTAATTTCTCGATCAAGGTCTGGGGCAGCATTTCATCGGCATCAATTTGAAAAAGGTAATCACACTTTGCCAAGGTAATCAGTTCATTTTTGAAGGATGCAAAATCACCATTCAGTCTGGACTCCGCTTTAACAATCCGACCTTGATACTGCTCCAATATTTCGGAAACTTGATCATCCGGATTGGTAACATCTTGAAGAACAATAATTTCATCCTTTTCCCGAATCTTTGGCACCAAATCATCCAAAAGACGTTTGATTTCCATGCGTTCATTGCAAACGGTGATGGCGTATGATATAGATGGTCGAGTACCGAAAAGATAAGATAAAATGGACATGCTATGAATTATTTTTTATGGGAGTCGATATAGAAAAACTTCTTTCTAACGGATTAAAGTTAAATATTTTCCCTGAAATATGACCTGTTTTAATTTTCGAATAATCTTTAAACAAGCTTTTCAAAGGATGTTTCATTTTTATTCTATTCCGAGAGATGATGTCGGAAAGAGCTCTGATTCTTTGATAATCCTTTTCCGTTAACTGCTTTTCATCCAAATGTACCACTACATCATGGTAGGGAATTTCATCAATGGGTTCGATTCGATCGGAAAGATCGATAGCCGTGGTATGTTGATATTTATCGATATATTCAGCTTTTGGCAAATCGGTGTATACTTTCGCGAAAAAGGGTTCAATTTTGTAGAGCCCATCGGGAGTGGCATTTTTCACCACTGCGACCAAGTCATAGGAATGTTTGAAACTTGCTTGAGGACTACATCTCCATTTTCTGTAAAAATTCCTTATCCCTAATTCGTCTATTTCTTTGCTTTTCTTTTCAAATTCCTTGGAGAATCTTGAGGTCTTGCTCACGAAGTGGTAAGCTACCGCTTTCGGTACCTGGATAAGTTCGGCGTCTTGGATATGAAATCGCATCATTAAGTCAGAATCCTCACAGAACATAGGCTGAAAAGTCGTATCCAATCCTCCCATTTCGACCAACCATTCCTTCTCGACACAAAGGAAAAAGCTTTCATCTTTTGTAACAAAAGGCTTGGCATCCGACGCCATTACACCACTTACATAATCGTTGAAAGCACCCATGTCAAATGTCTCTAGATCGGATCCAAAATCACGAATTGTCTTCCAATTTTGCTCATCTGAAACAAAGATCGGTGGTTCCACCAGCGAATAAATCAGGACAGTCCTTTTTTTCCATGCCTTCACCAATTCTTCAACAAATCCTTCACCAATAATTAGATCATTATGGAGATAACTTACCAGTTCTGAACTCGCCAATTCCACTCCCTTATTGTAGGTATGGGACAAGGACTTCGATTCATTCTCGTAATGGTATTTCACACACTCGTCCTGCAAATTATCCAGCCACTCATGTGTTCCATCTGTACTCCCATAACTCACAAAAACGATTTCCACTTGTTGATATAAAGCTCTTACCCGATTGTAAAATGCAATAGTGTAGTCTAAATTATTTCGTAAGCCCACAATAAGTGACACCCTTTTCTCAAAATCCATTCAATTACCGCTTTAGTTAAAGATTACCATCAAAGGTAATAATCTCCAACAACAATTATTATTTCTTTACAATTTGTGAACTTTATTTTAAAGATTAAATCGATATCTTGGATGCTTCATAAACATAGCAATATGAAAACACTCTATCTCATCCGTCACGCTAAAGCTGAAGAGCACAGTTTCTCAAAAGATGACTTTGACCGCGACCTCCAGGACAAGGGCATCACGCGCGCAACGCGCATTGCTCAAGAACTCAAGGAGCGCTTTCAGCAAACGGAGAACACGTTGGTGATCTCCTCCACGGCGAACCGCGCGATACAAACAGCAGAAGTATTCTGTCCGATTCTGGGCTTGGACGTTGCGGCGATCCAGCAGACACGAGATATCTATGAGGCACATTTAACGGATATATTAGCCGTCATCAATTCGGTTCCTGAATCTGTGGATCAGGTCTTGGTATTTGGCCATAACCCTGGCTTATCCAATTTGACCAATTACCTGAGTCACTCCATCATTGAATTGGCGACTTCCAATGTAGCGGTATTGCAGCTTGAAGAAGGGATAACCTTCCCCATGTTGGCTGGCGGTTCGGCCTCCCTTGCAGGGCTATTGAAATAATCTTTTTACCTTCGTAAGGTATGGCAAATAAACTGCAGGGTGAACACTCACCTTATTTAAAACAACATGAGCACAATCCGGTGCACTGGTACCCTTGGGGTGAAGAAGCACTGAACAAGGCCAAGGAGGAGCAAAAACTGATCATTGTCAGCATCGGTTATTCTGCCTGCCATTGGTGCCATGTGATGGAACGGGAGAGCTTCGAAAATGAAGCAATCGCGGAAACCATGAACAAATTCTTTGTTTCCATCAAAGTGGATCGGGAGGAACGACCTGATATCGATCAAATCTATATGATTGCTGTTCAGTTGATGACCAATGCCGGTGGCTGGCCATTGAATTGTATCTGTTTACCTGATGGCCGACCGATATATGGTGGCACCTACTTCAAACCACAAGATTGGCAGCAAGTGCTGTTACAAATTGCGCAGATGTGGGAGGAGAAGCCAGAAGTGGCCATTGACTACGCCAACCGCCTTACCGAAGGGATTCAGCAAGCTGAACAACTTCCCATTCAAGCGATTCCCGAAAAATACAGCATTCAAGATATCATCGAGGTCGTTGAACCTTGGAAGGCACAATTTGATATCCGGGACGGCGGATACCGACGTGCCCCAAAATTCCCCTTGCCCAACAACTGGGTCTTTTTTCTCCGTTACGGTTTTTTGAGCCAAGATCAACACGTGCTTGACCATGTACATTTCACGTTGGAGAAGATGGCTCATGGAGGAATTTATGACCAGATTGGCGGTGGCTTCGCCCGATATTCCGTTGATGGGCAATGGCATGTGCCCCACTTCGAGAAAATGTTGTACGACAATGGGCAATTGATCAGTCTGTACAGTGAGGCCTACCAGCAACGCCCTACCCCATTATATAAACAGGTCGTTCAAGAAACCATTGCTTGGGCAGAACGGGAAATGCGCGACCCCAATGGCGGTTTTTATTCCGCATTGGACGCCGACTCCGAAGGGGTGGAAGGTAAATTCTACACGTTCGAAGATGAAGAATTCGACCTCTTGGGAGAGGATGCTACCCTAGCCAGAAATTATTTCAATATCAGCAAGAGCGGCAATTGGACCGAAGAACAGATCAATATCCCTTTTGTCAAGGCAGAAGATGCCGGATTGATTGCAGAGGCAGGTTATACAGAAGATGAATGGCAGGTACAATTACAGGAAATTAAATCCAAACTTCTAGCGTATCGTGCTCAGCGAGTCCGTCCTGGTTTGGATCACAAGCAATTGGTGACCTGGAATGCACTATTTTTGAAGGGATTGGTTGATGCCTATCGCGTATTTGGGGATGCTCATTATTTGGAGTTGGCTCTTGAAATCGCGGCGTTCCTAGAACGTGATTGTTGCCAAAATGGCAGTCTTTTACACCAGCCTGCAGACAGCAACCGCAGCATACCCGGATTTTTAGATGATTACGCATTTACCATTGATGGGTTCATTGCGCTCTATGAAGCAACGTTCGACGATCAATGGGCCGAAAAGGCTAAAATACTAGCTGATAAAGCAATAACCAACTTTTTCGATGCCGATCAACACGCATTTTACTACACTGGCAAGGAAGCAGAAACCTTAATTGCTCGCAAAAGCGAGATCATGGATAACGTCATTCCGGCCTCATCCTCGACAATGGTAAGGCAACTTTTCAAACTCGGCTTATTATTTGATATAAATGAGTACACGGAAATTGCGGATAAAGTTTTTGCCAATGTTTTTCCACATATTAAGAGCTACGGCTCGGCATATTCCAACTGGGCAATCCAATTATTGGAACTCCATTATGGAGTCTGGGAAATAGCTATTACGGGAGATGCAGCTGAAAGCTGGCGAGAGGAACTCGATAGATCCTACGTACCGAATAAAATCACCTTAGGTGGAACAAAAAGCAAGCTTCCGTTGTTAGAGAATAAACCGGGTATGGAAGCAAAAGCATACCTTTGTCAAGATAAAACCTGCAGTCTACCACAATCGTCGATTGCACAGATCATAGAATTAATAAATAATAAACAGGGATTCGATCCCACAATCTAATCAGAATGGCAGTAGAAAACAACAACGTAGTAACGTTGAATTACGTTCTTCACACAATTGAAGATAATGGTGAGAAAACATTTGTAGAACAAACGACAGCTGAAAATCCTTTAACTTTCTTATATGGTGTAGGTATGATGCTTCCTAAATTTGAGGAAAATATCGCAGGCCTTAATGTTGGAGACAAGAAGTCTTTCGAATTGGAAGCTACTGATGCTTATGGTGAGCGTGATGACCGTGCTATCGCACAGTTACCAGCAGATATGTTCAAAGAAACTGGACTTCCTCCAGTAGGTGAAGTACTTCCTTTACAGGATAACCAAGGAAATCAATTCCGCGCTGTTGTCGTTGAGGTAACGCCTGAGGCGGTAGTTGCAGACTTGAACCACCCAATGGCGGGCAAGAAATTAAACTTCGATATCGAGATTCTAGCTTCTCGTGAAGCAACACCAGAGGAATTATCCCATGGCCATGCTCATGGCGCTGATGGAACCGAAGGTCACTAAAAAAAATAAAACTATACAAAAGCCGGATTCTTGTAAAGATTCCGGCTTTTTATTTCCCAATTATCTGGACCGCTAAACCACAGCGCTTTCCCATGAATACCGTTATTTTTCCGGATCTGTTGTTCCCATAGTTGCCGGCTCAGGCATATTTTTTCTAAATCCTCTTTCTTATTTTTCGTATTTTCATGGGCAAACCTAAAAACTCATGAAAAAATTGCTATTGCTCCTACCCCTATTGACACTTGCTGCCGCTAGTTTAGCACAGGTCAAGAAATCAACCCCAAACGTCATCTTGATCTTTATGGATGATATGGGTTATGGTGATTTGGGCGTTACTGGAGCACTGCAATACCATACTCCCGTATTGGATGCTTTAGCAAACAATGGCCTACGTTTCACTGATTTTACCGTACCGCAGGCGGTTTGTTCTGCATCCCGATCGGCCCTGCTAACCGGCAATTACCCCAATAGGATGGGCATTCAGGGGGCATATATGCCCAATGCGGGGCTTGGTCTGGCCCCTGATGAATATACACTGGCGGAATTGATGCAGGATCAGGGGTATACTACCCAAATGATCGGCAAATGGCACTTGGGCAATGAACCGCAATTCCTTCCCACCAACCAGGGGTTTTCGGCTTATTTCGGGCTACCCTACTCCAATGACATGTGGCCCGTGGAATTTGACGGCACGCCGGCAAAAAAAGACAGTCCGTATGCCAAGTATCCGGCTCTCCCATTATTGCGCATGAAGGCTGGACAAGTCGTTCCAGATACGGTTCAAATAATCGAGACCCTCGATGATCAGGCTGCCTTGACAGGACTGTACACTGACAAAGCAGTTGATTTTATCCGCGAGAATCGAAAATCGCCCTTTTTCCTTTACCTCGCCCATAGCATGACCCATGTGCCCATTGCGGCGTCCGCGGCATTCAAGGGCCAATCGGAACAGGGCGTATTTGGCGATGTCATGATGGAAGTTGATCATGCCATAGGTCGAATCATCAGTGAACTGAAGAAACATGATCTTGAAGAGAATACGCTCGTAATTTTTACCAGTGATAATGGCCCCTGGCTTAATTTCGGCAACCACAACGGTTCTTCAGGAGGCTTCAGGGAAGGAAAGGGTGCCAGCTGGGAAGGCGGTGTCCGTGTACCGTGCATCATCTCCTGGCCCGCTAAAATCCACGAACCCATAGTGAACAACAACCTGGTAAGCAGCATGGATATCTTTGCCACCATTGCGGAAATTTTAGGCAATCCTAAAACACCTCATAAAATTGACGGCATCAGCTTCCTCAAGCAATTGGGTGACCCCATGGCGGCGGCAGACAGAAAATCACTGTATTATTATTACAACAGGAATGATCTGGAAGCGGTACGTTTCGAAAATTGGAAACTGGTATTTCCCCACACCTACCGTTCATATGAAGATGTCCTTCCGGGAAATGATGGATTTCCTGGAAAATACAATCACAAACAGGTGGAGGCTATGGAACTTTATGACCTGCGTAGAGATCCGGCAGAACGATACAATGTCATCCAACAGCATCCGCAAGTGCTGGAAAAATTATTGGAAATTGCAGATGAAGCAAGAAATGACCTAGGCGATAATCTACAAAAACAAGAAGGTAAAAACAGAAGACCCGTTGGACGTATCATCCGGGGAGAAGAAAAGTAAAGGGCGAGAATCTCCTACCCGCCCTTTGATCATTTATAATTTCGTTGCGCGCAGCATCTCCCGTTTCCCTGGAGCACCGGGGGCTTTTTCGATCTGAAAGCCCAATGCTTTCATGGTACGCTTTAAATTTCCAGTGATGGCATACGTTACGAAAACACCGCCAGGTTTCAGGAACGAACAGACGTGCGCTAAGGTCTCCGGAGTCCACATCTCCGGCTGATGTACTTCTGCAAACGCATCGAAGTAAATGACATCGTAACGATCGGTCGTCTGAAAGTCCATAACCTTTTGATTGGCAATCCCCCACCCCATCTGACGATTGAATTTGACTTGCTCCTGCAGCGCAATTGGATATTTATAGACAAACTCCAGCCAGATCTCACGGGACACGTAAGCATCATACCCCGTTTGTTCAATGACCTCTTTCGCCAAAGGATAA is a genomic window containing:
- a CDS encoding glycosyltransferase, whose product is MSILSYLFGTRPSISYAITVCNERMEIKRLLDDLVPKIREKDEIIVLQDVTNPDDQVSEILEQYQGRIVKAESRLNGDFASFKNELITLAKCDYLFQIDADEMLPQTLIEKLPGYLEFKSKYDCLSVSRINTVEGITEDHLKKWNWEMNADGYINFPDWQPRIINLKTGYPIKWKNKVHEVLFGFKKMGRVKGKSYEMSLIHAKQIKKQEQQVDFYDSNF
- a CDS encoding glycosyltransferase family 2 protein, translated to MDFEKRVSLIVGLRNNLDYTIAFYNRVRALYQQVEIVFVSYGSTDGTHEWLDNLQDECVKYHYENESKSLSHTYNKGVELASSELVSYLHNDLIIGEGFVEELVKAWKKRTVLIYSLVEPPIFVSDEQNWKTIRDFGSDLETFDMGAFNDYVSGVMASDAKPFVTKDESFFLCVEKEWLVEMGGLDTTFQPMFCEDSDLMMRFHIQDAELIQVPKAVAYHFVSKTSRFSKEFEKKSKEIDELGIRNFYRKWRCSPQASFKHSYDLVAVVKNATPDGLYKIEPFFAKVYTDLPKAEYIDKYQHTTAIDLSDRIEPIDEIPYHDVVVHLDEKQLTEKDYQRIRALSDIISRNRIKMKHPLKSLFKDYSKIKTGHISGKIFNFNPLERSFSISTPIKNNS
- a CDS encoding SixA phosphatase family protein produces the protein MKTLYLIRHAKAEEHSFSKDDFDRDLQDKGITRATRIAQELKERFQQTENTLVISSTANRAIQTAEVFCPILGLDVAAIQQTRDIYEAHLTDILAVINSVPESVDQVLVFGHNPGLSNLTNYLSHSIIELATSNVAVLQLEEGITFPMLAGGSASLAGLLK
- a CDS encoding thioredoxin domain-containing protein, with the protein product MANKLQGEHSPYLKQHEHNPVHWYPWGEEALNKAKEEQKLIIVSIGYSACHWCHVMERESFENEAIAETMNKFFVSIKVDREERPDIDQIYMIAVQLMTNAGGWPLNCICLPDGRPIYGGTYFKPQDWQQVLLQIAQMWEEKPEVAIDYANRLTEGIQQAEQLPIQAIPEKYSIQDIIEVVEPWKAQFDIRDGGYRRAPKFPLPNNWVFFLRYGFLSQDQHVLDHVHFTLEKMAHGGIYDQIGGGFARYSVDGQWHVPHFEKMLYDNGQLISLYSEAYQQRPTPLYKQVVQETIAWAEREMRDPNGGFYSALDADSEGVEGKFYTFEDEEFDLLGEDATLARNYFNISKSGNWTEEQINIPFVKAEDAGLIAEAGYTEDEWQVQLQEIKSKLLAYRAQRVRPGLDHKQLVTWNALFLKGLVDAYRVFGDAHYLELALEIAAFLERDCCQNGSLLHQPADSNRSIPGFLDDYAFTIDGFIALYEATFDDQWAEKAKILADKAITNFFDADQHAFYYTGKEAETLIARKSEIMDNVIPASSSTMVRQLFKLGLLFDINEYTEIADKVFANVFPHIKSYGSAYSNWAIQLLELHYGVWEIAITGDAAESWREELDRSYVPNKITLGGTKSKLPLLENKPGMEAKAYLCQDKTCSLPQSSIAQIIELINNKQGFDPTI
- a CDS encoding FKBP-type peptidyl-prolyl cis-trans isomerase, which encodes MAVENNNVVTLNYVLHTIEDNGEKTFVEQTTAENPLTFLYGVGMMLPKFEENIAGLNVGDKKSFELEATDAYGERDDRAIAQLPADMFKETGLPPVGEVLPLQDNQGNQFRAVVVEVTPEAVVADLNHPMAGKKLNFDIEILASREATPEELSHGHAHGADGTEGH
- a CDS encoding sulfatase family protein; translation: MKKLLLLLPLLTLAAASLAQVKKSTPNVILIFMDDMGYGDLGVTGALQYHTPVLDALANNGLRFTDFTVPQAVCSASRSALLTGNYPNRMGIQGAYMPNAGLGLAPDEYTLAELMQDQGYTTQMIGKWHLGNEPQFLPTNQGFSAYFGLPYSNDMWPVEFDGTPAKKDSPYAKYPALPLLRMKAGQVVPDTVQIIETLDDQAALTGLYTDKAVDFIRENRKSPFFLYLAHSMTHVPIAASAAFKGQSEQGVFGDVMMEVDHAIGRIISELKKHDLEENTLVIFTSDNGPWLNFGNHNGSSGGFREGKGASWEGGVRVPCIISWPAKIHEPIVNNNLVSSMDIFATIAEILGNPKTPHKIDGISFLKQLGDPMAAADRKSLYYYYNRNDLEAVRFENWKLVFPHTYRSYEDVLPGNDGFPGKYNHKQVEAMELYDLRRDPAERYNVIQQHPQVLEKLLEIADEARNDLGDNLQKQEGKNRRPVGRIIRGEEK
- the mnmD gene encoding tRNA (5-methylaminomethyl-2-thiouridine)(34)-methyltransferase MnmD — protein: MEFVTTADGSKTLFNAEVGEHYHSKHGAQQESVHVFLNTGLKHFLERDAQKDASILEIGFGTGLNFLMTADYCLKEQIVLHYMGIEAYPLAKEVIEQTGYDAYVSREIWLEFVYKYPIALQEQVKFNRQMGWGIANQKVMDFQTTDRYDVIYFDAFAEVHQPEMWTPETLAHVCSFLKPGGVFVTYAITGNLKRTMKALGFQIEKAPGAPGKREMLRATKL